One segment of Macrotis lagotis isolate mMagLag1 chromosome 1, bilby.v1.9.chrom.fasta, whole genome shotgun sequence DNA contains the following:
- the IFT52 gene encoding intraflagellar transport protein 52 homolog isoform X2: protein MVVSGPQVTMEKELRSTILFNASKKEIFTTNSGYKSLQKRLRSNWKIQSLKDEITSEKLIGVKLWITAGPREKFTAAEFEVLKKYLESGGDILVMLGEGGESRFDTNINFLLEEYGIMVNNDAVVRNVYYKYFHPKEALVSNGVLNREISRAAGKAVPGIIDEESNGNNAQALTFVYPFGATLSVMKPAVAVLSTGSVCFPLNRPILAFYHSKNQGGKLAVLGSCHMFSDQYLDKEENSKIMDVVFQWLTTTDIHLNQIDAEDPEISDYTMLPDTAMLSERLRVCLQEGDENPRDFTTLFDLSIYQLDTTSLSKVIKAYEQLNVKHEPLQLIQPQFETPLPALQPAVFPPSFRELPPPPLELFDLDETFSSEKARLAQITNKCTEEDLEFYVRKCGDILGVTNKLQKEQQDAKHVLEHIFFQVVEFKKLNQEHDVDTSEATFHSNF, encoded by the exons gTAACTATGGAAAAAGAACTTCGAAGTACCATTCTCTTTAATGCATCAAAAAAGGAGATATTTACCACCAACAGTGGCTATAAGTCTTTGCAGAAAAGGCTTCGTAGTAACTGGAAGATTCAAAg tttaaaagatgaaatcacaTCAGAGAAGTTGATTGGGGTGAAATTGTGGATTACAGCAGGACCAAGGGAAAAATTTACAGCTGCTGAG tttGAAGTGCTAAAGAAATATCTTGAAAGTGGTGGAGATATCCTTGTTATGCTAGGAGAAGGTGGTGAATCCAGATTTGACACCAATATTAACTTTCTACTAGAAGAGTATGGGATCATGGTTAACAATG ATGCTGTGGTGAGAAAtgtatattacaaatattttcatcctAAAGAAGCTTTGGTATCCAATGGAGTCTTGAACAG agaaataagCCGAGCTGCCGGAAAAGCTGTGCCTGGAATAATTGATGAGGAAAGCAATGGAAACAATGCCCA GGCTCTCACCTTTGTATATCCATTTGGTGCCACACTGAGTGTGATGAAACCAGCAGTAGCTGTTCTATCAACTGGGTCTGTCTGCTTTCCCCTTAACAGACCCATTCTGGCTTTCTACCACTCTAAG AACCAAGGTGGAAAGTTGGCAGTGCTAGGTTCTTGCCACATGTTTAGTGACCAGTATttggataaagaagaaaatagcaaaatcaTG GATGTAGTTTTCCAGTGGCTCACCACAACAGACATCCATTTAAACCAGATTGATGCAGAAGACCCAGAG ATTTCTGATTATACCATGTTGCCAGACACTGCTATGTTGTCAGAGCGACTTCGAGTGTGTCTTCAGGAGGGTGATGAGAACCCGCGTGACTTCACAACTCTCTTTGACTTATCCATTTACCAACTGGATACCACTTCTTTATCTAAAGTTATCAA agCTTATGAACAACTAAATGTAAAGCATGAGCCTCTCCAACTCATCCAACCTCAATTTGAGACTCCACTACCTGCTCTTCAACCAGCA GTTTTTCCTCCCAGTTTCAGAGAATTACCACCACCTCCTTTGGAACTGTTTGACTTGGATGAAACTTTCTCTTCAGAGAAAGCACGGCTTGCTCAAATTACCAATAAGT GTACTGAGGAGGACCTGGAATTCTATGTCAGGAAGTGTGGTGACATTCTTGGAGTGACTAATAAACTACAAAAGGAACAACAGGATGCTAAACATGTTCTGGAGCATATATTCTTCCAAGTGGTGGAATTTAAGAAACTGAATCAG gagcaTGATGTTGACACAAGTGAAGCTACATTTCATAGCAATTTCTGA
- the IFT52 gene encoding intraflagellar transport protein 52 homolog isoform X1 translates to MVVSGPQVTMEKELRSTILFNASKKEIFTTNSGYKSLQKRLRSNWKIQSLKDEITSEKLIGVKLWITAGPREKFTAAEFEVLKKYLESGGDILVMLGEGGESRFDTNINFLLEEYGIMVNNDAVVRNVYYKYFHPKEALVSNGVLNREISRAAGKAVPGIIDEESNGNNAQALTFVYPFGATLSVMKPAVAVLSTGSVCFPLNRPILAFYHSKLEEIIDKMLEEEAEDNGRISVRAEKRIRKKIYNLFERNENQGGKLAVLGSCHMFSDQYLDKEENSKIMDVVFQWLTTTDIHLNQIDAEDPEISDYTMLPDTAMLSERLRVCLQEGDENPRDFTTLFDLSIYQLDTTSLSKVIKAYEQLNVKHEPLQLIQPQFETPLPALQPAVFPPSFRELPPPPLELFDLDETFSSEKARLAQITNKCTEEDLEFYVRKCGDILGVTNKLQKEQQDAKHVLEHIFFQVVEFKKLNQEHDVDTSEATFHSNF, encoded by the exons gTAACTATGGAAAAAGAACTTCGAAGTACCATTCTCTTTAATGCATCAAAAAAGGAGATATTTACCACCAACAGTGGCTATAAGTCTTTGCAGAAAAGGCTTCGTAGTAACTGGAAGATTCAAAg tttaaaagatgaaatcacaTCAGAGAAGTTGATTGGGGTGAAATTGTGGATTACAGCAGGACCAAGGGAAAAATTTACAGCTGCTGAG tttGAAGTGCTAAAGAAATATCTTGAAAGTGGTGGAGATATCCTTGTTATGCTAGGAGAAGGTGGTGAATCCAGATTTGACACCAATATTAACTTTCTACTAGAAGAGTATGGGATCATGGTTAACAATG ATGCTGTGGTGAGAAAtgtatattacaaatattttcatcctAAAGAAGCTTTGGTATCCAATGGAGTCTTGAACAG agaaataagCCGAGCTGCCGGAAAAGCTGTGCCTGGAATAATTGATGAGGAAAGCAATGGAAACAATGCCCA GGCTCTCACCTTTGTATATCCATTTGGTGCCACACTGAGTGTGATGAAACCAGCAGTAGCTGTTCTATCAACTGGGTCTGTCTGCTTTCCCCTTAACAGACCCATTCTGGCTTTCTACCACTCTAAG CTGGAGGAAATTATAGACAAAATGCTGGAAGAGGAAGCTGAAGACAATGGTAGAATCTCTGTCAGGGCAGAAAAAAGGATTAGAAAGAAGATCTATAATCTATTTGAGAGAAATGAG AACCAAGGTGGAAAGTTGGCAGTGCTAGGTTCTTGCCACATGTTTAGTGACCAGTATttggataaagaagaaaatagcaaaatcaTG GATGTAGTTTTCCAGTGGCTCACCACAACAGACATCCATTTAAACCAGATTGATGCAGAAGACCCAGAG ATTTCTGATTATACCATGTTGCCAGACACTGCTATGTTGTCAGAGCGACTTCGAGTGTGTCTTCAGGAGGGTGATGAGAACCCGCGTGACTTCACAACTCTCTTTGACTTATCCATTTACCAACTGGATACCACTTCTTTATCTAAAGTTATCAA agCTTATGAACAACTAAATGTAAAGCATGAGCCTCTCCAACTCATCCAACCTCAATTTGAGACTCCACTACCTGCTCTTCAACCAGCA GTTTTTCCTCCCAGTTTCAGAGAATTACCACCACCTCCTTTGGAACTGTTTGACTTGGATGAAACTTTCTCTTCAGAGAAAGCACGGCTTGCTCAAATTACCAATAAGT GTACTGAGGAGGACCTGGAATTCTATGTCAGGAAGTGTGGTGACATTCTTGGAGTGACTAATAAACTACAAAAGGAACAACAGGATGCTAAACATGTTCTGGAGCATATATTCTTCCAAGTGGTGGAATTTAAGAAACTGAATCAG gagcaTGATGTTGACACAAGTGAAGCTACATTTCATAGCAATTTCTGA